tattattataaataaacagACAAAGAAAGCTTTATTACTGCCAAGTTCAAGTGTACAGAACAGTCCTTATTAACTTAACTTGACACTAAGTGTAGTTACTTCTCTATGGTGAGAATGAGTTGACGAGTTGTACACTGAGTCGAAGGATGAGTAGTGGAAGAAGGGATACATTTATTGGTCTTATAAAACTCTCTCCATCCATCGATCTTGGCCACTTTGTGATGAGACAAAGCAGGGATGCATCTCCTGTCCACAATCTCAAGTATCTTCTCTGTTCTCCCCAGATGCATTGCCGCTTCTCTCACCGAAGCTTCCCTCACTTCAACCGCCGTTACCAAACACTGCATTCCCACCACTCTTGCCGTGTTGCAAAAGCAACCTGCTACTATGTCCGACACCATCCTCTCCACCTCTCTGAACAGAGTATCCTCTGTTCCAATGTTTCTCGATTCGTATTTCTTCGTAAGGGTTTGGCTGATTCGGTACATCGAGTTTGCTGCTAAGATCTTGATGGGCCAGCGCGAGGGCTTCAGCAACATGTTCTTCTCCCACGATTCGCTGAACTCTTTCTTCGCTATATCCTCAAGCTCTTTAAAAACTTCTTGTGGTCTTGCTCTCTGTTGCTTAGATAGTTTCTCTAGATCCACTTTGAGCCACTTATGGTAGAGGTCAACTCCTAACCAAACTACTTCAGCAGCTTTCCTACTGTTGGCTAACTCTCCTTCAATGTCTAAGACGTCTTCAAACTTCTTGACATAGACCAACGCCTCGTTTACAGCCTTCACTAACTTCTTCAGCAAGCAAGGGTTGATGTTGGGAAGTGAAGCAGCTATACTAGTCAGTGTTACTAAAGGAAGAGCCCAGCAATTTGGTGGCTCTCCGGCGGCCGAGGCCGCCAGAGAACCGACCTCGTCGCTATCAAACTCTAATATCCCTTCAAATCCTTTTGAGATGGGATCTGTTGCCTCCAAAAGGTCGATCAAGTTTTGTGGCTGTTTCTTCCGGCCCTTTTGTATCAAGTGGTTTGTGGCCTCGCGGTTGCTCCGTGCCATATAGTCAACCAGCTCCTCCTCCCCTTCAAGATGCAGAACGAACTGTCTCGCTGATGGGTTTGATCCGGAGGATGAGTCAGGGTGTGTTCTGAAGGTGAAATGGCAACATAGCAAGATCCTACTCACACAGTAGACGGCGATGAACCGGAGGAGCTTGCTAGCAAACACTATCCCGTACTGTATCGCAATGCAGAGATCAAGTATGCATCGGTTTACGTCGTGTGCAAGCTTCCTACTGCGGCGACCATGGAGCATCCAAAAGTTCAAGGGATGTTCTTTCTTCTCGGAGAGACTCTCTACCCAATAACTCTCTACTCTCAACTCGTCTCTCAAGGATTTGCTTGCTCCTGATGAGCACTGTAAGTTCACAGCAGTAAACCATCTGCTCGCTGGAGCAACGGTTCCTATGGCCACAGCAGCCGCCTGCGAGAGTAAAACCAAAGTGGTTGACCATTTGTAATCAGAGTCTCCACCGCAGAACCCGAGAGACCTTGGTTGTATAAAGTAAGATCGGAGAATGGCTTCAGACAAGGTGACTGCACTCAAGAAACAGAGGAAACCAGAGGTGGTGCAGGTGACAGAGCGAGCCATGACGAACTGAGGGCTACAAGTGTGGGCCATCATCCAAAACTTCATCAGATCTTCCTTTAACTCACAGAACCCTCCTCTTCTCTCCGTCTGGTACAAAGGACACTGCTTCAAAGCCAGCTCGTAACTCTTCTTATACTTGAGCTCCAAGAAACGCTTTGTGGCTGGGACTGTGATAGCAGAGAAGGTCAAGATCACAAACATTAGAAGCGTGAGGACGATGACCAACGCGTGTTCTTGAGGGAAGACGTAGATGGCGCCTGTCCCTAGCTGGATACAGATGTTGACAACGTCGGTGACGACGAGAATCCCAAGAGCCACGAGGTTCATGAGGAGGTCTTGAGTGACCATGAAACCCAAGGAAGGCATGGAGTTGGCCATCACGGTGCAGACGAAGACGTTGCTGCTGAGCTTGGAGAGCTGGTCCTGGCGACTAGGCATGCAAGTGTTGAGATCCACTGAGAGTTTGACGCAGACGGCGAGGAAGGTGAGAGTGGTGGCGTTGAGGGAGAAGGACTTGCATGGAAACCAGAACCTGCGGTTGCGGAAGCCGCGGAGGAGATCCGCGAACATGGCGAGTCCGCAGATGAGTGAAGCTGCGGCCACGTAGACGCCTATCCATGGTAAGGGCTTGCTGAACTCTGAGTCGCTAAGCTTGCCTTGACCATCGCACCCCATCGCTTTTTTTTGATGatgttctgtttcttcttctgcttcttccatttatagacagagagagagagagagagagttggtgAATTTAATGTTTGTGTGGACTTATTCAGTAACAAACTGgctttgatttttactaaaagTTGGattcattctctcttctttctatcTTCCTCTGCACTGTTTCAAGTTTAGTCTCATTCAGTAACAAACTGGATTTGATTCAGTGAATCCTTAACACTATCTCAACTTAAGACTAGTTCCCTCTTCTTGTCTCTTCCTCTCCACGGTCTTTAGTTCGGACTGATTCAGAGACGAACGTTGGCTGCATTCACACTGAACTGTGAACTCCTCTATTTGTTGATTCCTCTTCTTGTCTCTTCCTCTCCACGGTCTCAAGTTAGACTCATTCAGAGACGAACGTTGGGTGCATTCACACTGAACTTCTATTTATTACACTCTAATTGTCAGCTTTCAGTTTATTCATCGACAAGCCCAATTACTTGACAGGCTTTATGACTACATGGGCCTTACAAATCTAATATAGAGGCCCAACTTAATGATgataatgtaaaacaaaaagaaaatgttttgataacaaaaaacatataaacgACTGCAATGGCGGCCAAGTTTCTGCCGGCGACGACTCTCCGTCTCACTCCATTCTCTACTCTCCGTTTCTTATCCTTCTTCCCTTCTTCTTATTCCCTCTTCAGCCCTCTAAGCCGCCCGATTTCCGAAGGTTTCCCGGCAAATGCTCGCCGGAGGTGCTTTTGCACCGCCGTCACTGAATCTGCCGGTTCCGGTGAGGGAAAGAAGGTGGATAACAGTTATGAGAATCGATTCGGGAGTAGAGTTGGAGAATTCAGGAGGAAGTTGAA
The sequence above is drawn from the Brassica napus cultivar Da-Ae chromosome A8, Da-Ae, whole genome shotgun sequence genome and encodes:
- the LOC106358813 gene encoding uncharacterized protein LOC106358813 isoform X1 → MEEAEEETEHHQKKAMGCDGQGKLSDSEFSKPLPWIGVYVAAASLICGLAMFADLLRGFRNRRFWFPCKSFSLNATTLTFLAVCVKLSVDLNTCMPSRQDQLSKLSSNVFVCTVMANSMPSLGFMVTQDLLMNLVALGILVVTDVVNICIQLGTGAIYVFPQEHALVIVLTLLMFVILTFSAITVPATKRFLELKYKKSYELALKQCPLYQTERRGGFCELKEDLMKFWMMAHTCSPQFVMARSVTCTTSGFLCFLSAVTLSEAILRSYFIQPRSLGFCGGDSDYKWSTTLVLLSQAAAVAIGTVAPASRWFTAVNLQCSSGASKSLRDELRVESYWVESLSEKKEHPLNFWMLHGRRSRKLAHDVNRCILDLCIAIQYGIVFASKLLRFIAVYCVSRILLCCHFTFRTHPDSSSGSNPSARQFVLHLEGEEELVDYMARSNREATNHLIQKGRKKQPQNLIDLLEATDPISKGFEGILEFDSDEVGSLAASAAGEPPNCWALPLVTLTSIAASLPNINPCLLKKLVKAVNEALVYVKKFEDVLDIEGELANSRKAAEVVWLGVDLYHKWLKVDLEKLSKQQRARPQEVFKELEDIAKKEFSESWEKNMLLKPSRWPIKILAANSMYRISQTLTKKYESRNIGTEDTLFREVERMVSDIVAGCFCNTARVVGMQCLVTAVEVREASVREAAMHLGRTEKILEIVDRRCIPALSHHKVAKIDGWREFYKTNKCIPSSTTHPSTQCTTRQLILTIEK
- the LOC106358813 gene encoding uncharacterized protein LOC106358813 isoform X2, which codes for MEEAEEETEHHQKKAMGCDGQGKLSDSEFSKPLPWIGVYVAAASLICGLAMFADLLRGFRNRRFWFPCKSFSLNATTLTFLAVCVKLSVDLNTCMPSRQDQLSKLSSNVFVCTVMANSMPSLGFMVTQDLLMNLVALGILVVTDVVNICIQLGTGAIYVFPQEHALVIVLTLLMFVILTFSAITVPATKRFLELKYKKSYELALKQCPLYQTERRGGFCELKEDLMKFWMMAHTCSPQFVMARSVTCTTSGFLCFLSAVTLSEAILRSYFIQPRSLGFCGGDSDYKWSTTLVLLSQAAAVAIGTVAPASRWFTAVNLQCSSGASKSLRDELRVESYWVESLSEKKEHPLNFWMLHGRRSRKLAHDVNRCILDLCIAIQYGIVFASKLLRFIAVYCVSRILLCCHFTFRTHPDSSSGSNPSARQFVLHLEGEEELVDYMARSNREATNHLIQKGRKKQPQNLIDLLEATDPISKGFEGILEFDSDEVGSLAASAAGEPPNCWALPLVTLTSIAASLPNINPCLLKKLVKAVNEALVYVKKFEDVLDIEGELANSRKAAEVVWLGVDLYHKWLKVDLEKLSKQQRARPQEVFKELEDIAKKEFSESWEKNMLLKPSRWPIKILAANSMYRISQTLTKKYGSEGSFGERSGNASGENREDT